One segment of Drosophila ananassae strain 14024-0371.13 chromosome 3R, ASM1763931v2, whole genome shotgun sequence DNA contains the following:
- the LOC6498667 gene encoding dedicator of cytokinesis protein 9 isoform X8 — MERKFTRGLNKLGSAVQMRENVSQLVRESAVLNKPLVVEPIDFEAFIAKNKTVIQNDPQRELLIYPADDVSEIIMPRKQRSNAKTVADRFEPPNEAIVCPLHGPPIIGNGNGNGHSQVSRQGSIQSNGSLHIGNGSAANGNGISSSQSSLTNSNGHGQLSRKSSQCSNGSVSHKDSSYESALSSMTIRSHLAQPEEVDEFADADGHGEDLVDGGHTHDSRAECTRFTRQALYTYRAKNHLIHYKYNAYGGNCHDLPSVSPPEELLEEVYEIDADQDRIDEQMTRSQADTITKQGYLLKGPDSASDRMFANIGNKSFKRRYCYLRQEIDGTYILELHKDEKQGEAKATIVMDFCTEVVQNPKRGRFCFELRMTAGHKSFTLAAENEQDFKDWLSKLSSVLAQNRAQEEKRNASLERQPSANSNPSPQLQPPAAEPIIFGTLKGLDQSLHPQLMKYGRETDHSIALARKEQRRRLFACYQSPAKSSGSDSVEQYREHFGTRLLLTCHNLRFRLQCVPQDEGSSLSSEQQVEPYITSLSLFDAKANRKLSENFYFNVNEQWAAQMLPNSPVPASVAGCGVPRKSAEGDERSSACQAPHSLFDGVSAELLRANRHQFQQLRQCLLSVTAPHADIYLVVRIEKLLQCGIAQAAEPYLKAGKDPKLGQKVYKAAKSCAQHIGHYRQPFAWAARPLFKQYSHELDVDPHREFEFSPIYRQELPKLKDEELLKLLVDYRKPEKLSKLTIIPGSLKMQMQFLDQITPCGLTKSLAPLSTFSPNSKHPPTIELAEFQSQSEREAHPYTSFCNHLYVYPLSLQFDSQKLFSRARNITVVVELRDGDGEYSKPLKCIYGRPGQDLLVSQIACPVLHHNVTPTWYEEIKLRLPLGLFPEHHLLFSFYHVSCNLSKKRDAHAAFETPIGYAWLPLLQKNRICLEEQQLPVAATLPVGYLSIQPLGWGKGQNCGPDIQWIDNQRNLYTVALRLDSTVLTADQHLHNFFAHCERLLEGGKTGAVPAETETCKILKAAHAIDMKSLINYLPTLLNELFTLLVHTQSEEIGLNVIRLLTNIIHLISDQAKRADLLAAYVKFVFHAPYYSQQTARQRTVHGELCRHLPYLLNPSNPDFLIVNKFMRYSSIFFDLIVKSMAQHLLATGRIRMLRNERFPKDYADRVEQLIKVLMSYITTRYEDLAEETNILNRSLAHFVRQCLTYMDRGFVFRLIRCYMGEFAPGNPRILHEYKFNFLQEICQHEHYVPLNLPFVLNPKNRPPEMIQHFTLSEQFCRQHFISGLLLQELKSSLNEVSPVRRHALGIFKDLLAKHELDNRYQQKGQLSRIALLYIPWLGVVMDNIHRIDDLSESGACTPNGHVYADSASYTKRLSCSSSYVFSKDSSTFGSLTSTPRSKNRLTLHCDQPSPYRTSVHMKEHNYLAAIAGQPISNGISNLSLNSNTDSGHSQDTTTIGNYTNGDADVALRNGHNRSVSVTHAQILARCDKFSSAESKDLLLGFLFIIKHLSQDQMVGWWQNCNESETLQFLSILDLCLLQFRYVGKKNVVFTQDSKSGRSAKANTLPARTQPPMGLENGSQESQQPNSGTLNQTREHLLEDMDTLARSQLALYESNLATEVGMIILDCLGMYVLQFRQLLADSLILPKLARIYLRFLQLGQSERLSKHVFAALRAFINNYAVALFKGNAMLCGQMVYELLKACDSRLVEIRHESCAVLYLLMRSNFEFSGRKALTRVHLQVIISVSQMIGNVIGLNNARFQESLSIINSYANSDKAMKGTGFPMEVKDLTRRVRTVLMATAQMQAHHMDPERLLELQHSLANSYASTPELRHTWLVTMARNHEQNGNLSEAACCHLHIAALMCEYLRLKGGCSLSWSSTAFGKISRNIPLDEQGLKLDAGAQDSQYTEQMLLEQLKQCADFLDRAERFECLGELYKLILPMYERDRSFVELAHCYEHLTQAYNKIVEVNRSGKRMLGRFYRVVFYGMMYFEEDHAIEYVYKEPKLTSLSEISERLAKQYKEKFGADVVKMIMDSSPVKVDELDAKLAYIQVTHVIPFFSKDELDQRLNEFEQNHDVDTFMYETPFTKSGAARGSVEEQWKRKTVIKTQYSFPYVLKRIPVKSREIIELSPIEVAIDEMQSKVSELEEIILPPADVKKLQLRLQGSVAVTVNAGPLAYAHAFLDAKVVNNFSMDRVGDLKDVFRDFIVVCQKALFLNERIISADQKEYHHVLKENYEKLCQALSELLEDESFQPLGDDADSINQRNSMALFNAISGASHNSSTA, encoded by the exons AACAAGCCGCTGGTGGTGGAGCCGATCGACTTCGAAGCCTTTatagccaaaaataaaactgttATACAGAATGATCCGCAGAGGGAGCTGCTCATCTATCCGGCTGATGATGTTTCG gaaatCATCATGCCCCGGAAACAGCGCTCCAATGCCAAAACGGTGGCCGACAGATTCGAGCCTCCCAACGAGGCGATCGTGTGTCCCCTCCATGGTCCTCCCATaattggaaatggaaatggcaaTGGCCACAGTCAGGTGAGCCGGCAGGGCAGCATTCAGTCCAACGGAAGTCTCCACATCGGGAATGGCTCTGCCGCCAATGGCAATGGGATCAGCAGCAGCCAAAGCAGTCTCACCAACTCGAATGGCCATGGCCAGTTGTCGCGGAAGAGCTCCCAGTGCTCGAATGGATCGGTTAGTCACAAGGACTCCTCCTACGAATCGGCTCTATCCTCGATGACCATTCGCTCCCACCTGGCCCAGCCGGAGGAGGTGGATGAGTTTGCGGATGCCGATGGACATGGCGAGGACTTGGTGGATGGTGGACACACTCACGACTCCAGGGCTGAGTGCACCAGGTTCACGCGACAGGCCTTGTACACTTACAGGGCCAAGAACCACTTGATTCATTACAAATACAATGCCTATGGTGGTAATTGCCATGACCTGCCCAG CGTCTCTCCCCCGGAGGAACTTCTGGAGGAGGTCTACGAAATCGATGCCGATCAGGATcgcattgatgagcaaatgaCCCGCTCGCAGGCTGACACCATTACCAAACAGGGCTACCTTTTGAAGGGACCCGACTCCGCTTCAGATCGCATGTTTGCCAATATTGGCAACAAGTCCTTTAAAAGGCGATATTGCTACTTGCGTCAGGAGATCGACGGGACGTATATCTTGGAGCTCCACAAGGACGAGAAACAGGGCGAGGCCAAGGCCACCATAGTGATGGATTTTTGTACAGAAGTGGTGCAG AACCCCAAACGCGGCCGCTTCTGCTTTGAACTCCGCATGACAGCTGGCCATAAATCCTTCACCCTGGCTGCCGAAAACGAGCAGGACTTCAAGGACTGGCTCAGCAAGCTGTCCTCAGTACTGGCCCAGAATCGGGCTCAGGAGGAGAAGCGTAATGCCTCCCTGGAGCGTCAGCCGTCGGCCAACTCCAACCCCAGCCCGCAGTTGCAGCCGCCAGCAGCCGAGCCCATTATCTTTGGCACTTTAAAGGGCCTGGATCAGTCGCTGCATCCCCAGCTGATGAAATATGGCCGTGAGACGGATCACTCCATAGCTCTGGCCAGGAAGGAGCAGCGTCGCCGGCTGTTCGCCTGCTACCAATCCCCAGCCAAGTCCAGTGGCAGTGACTCTGTGGAGCAGTATCGCGAGCACTTTGGCACTAGATTGCTGCTGACCTGCCATAACCTGCGCTTCCGGCTGCAGTGTGTTCCCCAGGACGAGGGCTCCTCCTTGTCCAGCGAACAGCAAGTGGAGCCCTATATCACCAGCCTGTCCCTGTTCGACGCCAAGGCGAATCGCAAGCTCAGCGAGAACTTCTACTTCAATGTCAACGAGCAGTGGGCGGCGCAGATGCTACCAAATAGCCCAGTTCCTGCCTCGGTGGCTGGATGTGGAGTTCCTAGAAAATCCGCAGAGGGGGATGAGCGCAGCTCCGCCTGCCAGGCACCACACTCCCTCTTCGATGGAGTCTCCGCCGAGTTGCTCCGCGCGAATCGCCATCAGTTCCAGCAACTGAGGCAGTGCCTGCTCTCGGTAACAGCTCCCCATGCGGACATATATCTGGTGGTCAGGATCGAAAAGCTACTGCAGTGTGGAATAGCACAGGCAGCGGAGCCCTACCTGAAGGCCGGCAAGGATCCCAAGCTGGGCCAGAAGGTCTACAAGGCGGCCAAGAGCTGTGCCCAGCACATTGGACACTACCGACAGCCCTTTGCCTGGGCCGCCCGTCCCCTGTTCAAGCAGTATAGCCACGAATTGGACGTGGATCCCCACAGGGAGTTCGAATTTAGTCCCATTTACAGACAGGAACTGCCCAAACTGAAGGACGAAGAGCTCCTAAAGCTCCTGGTGGACTATCGCAAGCCGGAGAAACTAAGCAAGCTCACCATCATCCCGGGCAGCCTGAAGATGCAGATGCAGTTCCTGGACCAGATCACTCCGTGTGGCTTAACCAAGTCCCTGGCTCCGCTGTCCACGTTTAGTCCAAACTCCAAGCATCCGCCGACGATCGAGTTGGCTGAGTTCCAGAGCCAGAGCGAACGGGAAGCACATCCCTACACCAGTTTCTGCAATCACCTGTATGTGTATCCTTTGAGTTTGCAATTCGATAGCCAGAAACTGTTCTCGAGGGCCAGAAACATCACCGTGGTGGTGGAGCTCCGGGATGGGGATGGAGAGTACAGCAAGCCATTGAAG TGCATCTATGGACGTCCTGGTCAGGATTTGCTCGTCTCCCAAATAGCCTGTCCGGTCCTGCATCACAATGTCACGCCCACTTGGTACGAGGAGATCAAGCTGCGTCTTCCCCTGGGCCTGTTTCCAGAGCACCATCTGCTCTTCTCCTTCTACCATGTGTCCTGTAATCTCAGCAAGAAACGGGACGCACATGCCGCCTTTGAGACACCAATTGGGTATGCCtggctgccgctgctgcagAAGAATAGGATCTGCCTGGAGGAGCAACAGCTGCCGGTGGCTGCCACCCTGCCAGTGGGCTACCTTTCGATCCAGCCCCTCGGATGGGGCAAGGGG CAGAATTGCGGTCCGGATATCCAATGGATTGACAATCAGAGGAATCTCTACACGGTGGCGCTGCGCTTGGATTCCACGGTTCTGACGGCGGATCAGCATCTGCACAACTTCTTCGCCCACTGCGAGAGGCTACTGGAGGGTGGGAAGACTGGAGCTGTGCCGGCGGAGACGGAAACCTGCAAGATCCTCAAGGCGGCCCACGCCATTGACATGAAGTCCTTGATAAACTATTTGCCCACTCTGCTGAACGAGTTGTTCACTCTGCTGGTCCATACGCAGTCGGAGGAAATAGGGTTGAATGTCATCAGGCTACTGACGAATATCATTCACCTGATCAGTGACCAGGCCAAGAGAGCCGACCTCCTGGCCGCGTACGTCAAGTTTGTATTCCACGCCCCCTACTACAGTCAGCAAACGGCCAGGCAGAGGACCGTTCATGGAGAGCTTTGCAGGCACCTGCCGTACCTCTTGAATCCCAGCAATCCCGACTTCCTGATAGTCAACAAGTTCATGCGATACTCCTCCATATTCTTCGATTTGATTGTGAAGAGCATGGCCCAGCACTTGCTGGCCACCGGCCGGATTCGAATGCTGCGAAACGAACGCTTTCCCAAGGACTATGCCGACCGAGTGGAGCAACTGATCAAGGTCCTGATGTCCTATATCACCACGCGCTACGAGGATCTGGCGGAGGAGACCAACATCCTCAACCGCTCCCTGGCGCACTTTGTTCGTCAGTGTCTGACTTACATGGACAGGGGATTCGTCTTCCGGCTGATACGCTGCTACATGGGAGAGTTCGCGCCGGGAAACCCCAGGATTCTCCACGAATACAAGTTCAACTTCCTGCAGGAGATATGCCAGCACGAACACTATGTTCCCTTGAATCTGCCATTTGTCCTAAATCCGAAGAACCGGCCCCCGGAGATGATACAACACTTTACGTTGTCGGAGCAGTTTTGTCGCCAGCACTTCATCTCGGGCCTGCTGCTCCAGGAGCTGAAGAGTAGCCTCAACGAAGTCAGTCCAGTGAGGCGTCATGCCTTGGGCATCTTCAAGGATCTGCTGGCCAAGCACGAACTGGACAACAGGTACCAGCAAAAGGGCCAGCTCTCCAGGATTGCCCTGCTCTACATTCCCTGGCTGGGAGTGGTGATGGATAACATCCATCGCATCGATGACTTGTCCGAGTCGGGCGCCTGCACTCCCAATGGCCATGTCTATGCGGATTCTGCGTCGTATACCAAGAGACTGAGCTGCTCCAGCAGCTATGTGTTCAGCAAGGATTCCTCCACGTTCGGTTCCCTGACCTCCACGCCGAGGTCCAAGAACCGCCTAACACTGCACTGTGATCAGCCGAGTCCCTACCGCACTTCGGTGCACATGAAGGAGCACAACTACCTGGCGGCCATCGCCGGACAGCCGATCAGTAATGGCATCTCCAATCTGTCCCTCAACTCCAACACGGACTCGGGG CACTCGCAGGACACCACCACCATTGGCAACTACACCAATGGGGATGCGGATGTGGCCCTGCGGAACGGACACAATCGCTCGGTTAGCGTCACCCACGCCCAAATCCTGGCCCGCTGCGACAAATTCAGCTCGGCGGAGAGCAAGGATCTCCTGCTGGGCTTCCTCTTCATCATCAAGCACCTCTCCCAGGATCAGATGGTCGGGTGGTGGCAGAACTGCAATGAGTCAGAGACCCTGCAGTTTCTCTCCATTCTGGACCTGTGTCTCTTACAATTCCGGTACGTGGGCAAGAAGAATGTGGTTTTCACGCAGGACTCCAAGTCGGGACGCTCCGCCAAGGCCAATACTCTTCCGGCAAGGACCCAGCCGCCCATGGGGCTGGAAAACGGCAGCCAGGAGAGTCAGCAACCGAACAGTGGAACCCTGAACCAGACTCGGGAGCATCTGCTGGAGGACATGGACACTCTGGCCCGGAGTCAGCTGGCTCTCTACGAATCGAATTTGGCCACTGAGGTGGGCATGATCATACTGGACTGCCTGGGCATGTATGTCCTTCAATTCAGGCAGCTCCTGGCCGACAGTCTGATCCTGCCAAAGCTGGCACGGATTTATCTGAGATTCCTGCAGTTGGGCCAGTCGGAGAGGCTCTCCAAGCACGTTTTTGCCGCTCTGCGGGCTTTCATCAACAACTACGCCGTGGCCCTGTTCAAGGGCAATGCCATGTTGTGTGGCCAGATGGTCTACGAACTCCTCAAAGCCTGCGACAGCCGTCTGGTGGAGATCCGCCACGAGTCCTGCGCCGTTTTGTATCTCCTCATGCGCAGCAACTTTGAGTTCAGTGGCCGCAAGGCTCTGACACGAGTTCACCTTCAGGTGATCATCTCGGTGTCCCAGATGATTGGCAATGTAATTGGCCTGAACAATGCCCGCTTCCAGGAGAGCTTGTCCATCATCAATAGCTATGCCAACAGCGACAAGGCGATGAAGGGCACTGGTTTCCCGATGGAGGTGAAGGATCTTACCCGAAGAGTGCGTACTGTGCTGATGGCCACGGCCCAGATGCAGGCCCACCACATGGACCCAGAAAGATTGCTGGAGCTGCAGCACTCGCTGGCCAACTCCTATGCCTCCACGCCGGAGTTGCGACACACCTGGCTGGTGACCATGGCCAGGAATCACGAACAGAACGGAAATCTGTCGGAGGCCGCCTGCTGCCATCTCCACATAGCTGCCCTGATGTGCGAGTATCTGCGATTGAAAGGCGGCTGCAGCCTCAGTTGGTCCTCCACAGCCTTTGGGAAAATCTCCCGCAATATTCCGCTGGACGAGCAAGGCCTCAAGTTGGATGCCGGTGCTCAGGACTCCCAGTACACGGAACAGATGCTTCTGGAGCAGCTGAAGCAATGTGCCGATTTCCTGGACCGTGCCGAACGATTCGAGTGCTTGGGAGAGCTCTATAAGCTGATACTGCCCATGTACGAGAGGGATCGCAGCTTCGTGGAGTTGGCCCACTGCTATGAGCATCTCACCCAGGCCTACAACAAAATCGTCGAGGTTAATCGTTCTGGCAAAAGGATGCTGGGCCGTTTCTACAGAGTGGTCTTCTACGGAATG ATGTACTTTGAGGAAGATCATGCCATCGAGTATGTCTACAAGGAGCCCAAGCTGACATCCCTCAGCGAAATATCCGAGCGTTTGGCGAAACAATACAAGGAGAAATTCGGAGCCGATGTGGTGAAGATGATAATGGATTCATCGCCG GTGAAAGTGGATGAACTCGATGCCAAACTGGCCTACATACAGGTCACCCATGTCATTCCCTTCTTCTCCAAGGACGAACTCGATCAGCGACTCAACGAATTCGAACAGAATCATGATGTGGACACGTTTATGTATGAAACCCCGTTCACCAAATCGGGAGCAGCCCGTGGCAGTGTGGAGGAGCAATGGAAACGTAAAACAGTCATCAAGA CTCAATATTCTTTCCCTTATGTTCTCAAACGAATACCCGTTAAATCCCGCGAAATCATCGAACTGAGTCCCATCGAAGTGGCCATCGATGAGATGCAATCCAAGGTTTCAGAGCTGGAGGAGATAATTCTGCCGCCAGCCGACGTGAAGAAGTTGCAGCTCCGGTTGCAAGGAAGTGTGGCTGTGACCGTAAATGCAGGTCCTTTGGCCTACGCCCATGCCTTTCTGGATGCCAAGGTGGTTAATAACTTTTCCATGGATCGCGTTGGGGACTTAAAGGATGTGTTCCG TGATTTCATTGTGGTCTGCCAAAAGGCCCTGTTTCTAAACGAGCGGATAATCAGCGCAGACCAAAAGGAGTATCACCACGTCCTGAAGGAGAACTACGAGAAGCTGTGCCAGGCTCTCAGTGAGTTGCTCGAGGACGAGTCCTTCCAGCCGCTTGGCGATGATGCCGACAGCATAAACCAGCGCAACAGCATGGCTTTGTTCAATGCGATCAGTGGCGCCTCCCATAACTCAAGTACAGCTTAA